A single region of the Aeromicrobium chenweiae genome encodes:
- a CDS encoding GAF and ANTAR domain-containing protein, with product MDVARMLADMAVELEQDGNPTTMLDRVSHYARLVLDADDAGIMRVRSRSHVETPAATTSRVDQAHQLQVQFDEGPCLDAIEGRATYRSDDVKADLRWPKWGPATAELGIRSALGVRLATRDRGYGSLDVYADRPSAFTRADEEIVEMLAAHATAAYAAAERAEGLSSALDSRTVIGQAQGILMQKFDIDADAAFDFLKRISQHQNERLHAVAEAIVVQRESNARPSDG from the coding sequence GTGGACGTCGCCAGGATGCTGGCGGACATGGCCGTCGAGCTGGAGCAGGACGGCAACCCCACCACGATGCTGGACCGGGTCAGCCACTACGCACGACTGGTGCTGGACGCCGACGACGCCGGCATCATGCGCGTGCGCAGCCGGTCGCACGTGGAGACGCCCGCCGCCACCACCTCGCGGGTGGACCAGGCCCACCAGCTGCAGGTCCAGTTCGACGAGGGACCGTGCCTCGACGCGATCGAAGGCCGCGCGACGTACCGCTCGGACGACGTGAAGGCGGACCTGCGCTGGCCCAAGTGGGGGCCTGCCACCGCTGAGCTCGGCATCCGCTCGGCCCTGGGCGTCCGCCTCGCCACGCGTGACCGCGGCTACGGCTCTCTGGACGTGTACGCCGACCGGCCCAGCGCCTTCACGCGGGCCGACGAGGAGATCGTCGAGATGCTGGCCGCACACGCGACCGCCGCCTACGCCGCCGCCGAGCGTGCAGAGGGGCTGTCCAGCGCCCTCGACAGCCGGACCGTCATCGGTCAGGCGCAGGGCATCCTCATGCAGAAGTTCGACATCGACGCCGACGCCGCCTTCGACTTCCTCAAGCGGATCTCCCAGCACCAGAACGAGCGGCTCCACGCGGTCGCCGAGGCGATCGTCGTCCAGCGCGAGTCCAACGCCCGGCCCTCCGACGGCTGA
- a CDS encoding sigma-70 family RNA polymerase sigma factor — MYQTVQDDEDLCSLVLDAHHTPDRRERDRLEGEVISRCRPLAWGIAQRYANRGAELDDLRAVADVAVLGAIRRYESGRGSFLGYASVTVLGEIKKYFRDSCWTIRPTRSVQELQSRLSAATVQLQHEGQGASVISLAAHLGVSAADVQEAAAARSCFTPTSLDAPAPGHDAAGGLDVAVEDGGFALTEERLAAAGACAALEPQDRELLRLRFFEDLTQRQIADQLGKTQVQVSRELRRVLTRLRTAIDGLDAEPAAKAG, encoded by the coding sequence ATGTACCAGACCGTTCAGGACGACGAGGATCTGTGCTCGTTGGTGCTCGATGCGCATCACACGCCGGACCGCCGCGAGCGGGACCGCCTCGAGGGTGAGGTCATCTCCCGCTGCCGTCCGCTCGCGTGGGGGATCGCCCAGCGCTACGCCAACCGCGGGGCCGAGCTCGACGACCTCAGGGCAGTCGCCGATGTGGCCGTCCTCGGGGCGATCCGCAGGTATGAGTCCGGCCGTGGGTCGTTCCTGGGCTACGCCTCGGTGACGGTGCTCGGCGAGATCAAGAAGTACTTCCGGGATTCGTGCTGGACGATCCGGCCGACCCGCTCGGTCCAGGAGCTGCAGTCGCGCCTCTCCGCGGCGACCGTCCAGCTCCAGCACGAGGGCCAGGGCGCCTCGGTGATCAGCCTGGCGGCGCACCTCGGGGTATCGGCCGCGGACGTGCAGGAGGCGGCTGCCGCCCGCAGCTGCTTCACCCCGACGTCGCTCGACGCCCCGGCCCCGGGGCACGACGCGGCCGGCGGCCTCGACGTGGCCGTCGAGGACGGCGGATTCGCACTGACCGAGGAACGTCTCGCCGCCGCGGGGGCGTGCGCGGCGCTCGAGCCGCAGGACCGCGAGCTGCTGCGGCTGCGGTTCTTCGAGGACCTGACGCAGCGGCAGATCGCCGACCAGCTGGGCAAGACCCAGGTCCAGGTGTCGCGTGAGCTCCGCCGCGTCCTGACGAGGCTGCGCACCGCGATCGACGGACTCGACGCGGAGCCGGCGGCGAAGGCCGGATGA
- a CDS encoding dioxygenase: MFATEDNITDLAVRRWGTADTPRLAELMTGLVQHLHDFAREVRLTEDEWMAAMQWLTRTGQISDEKREEFILASDVLGLSMLVVQMNHHFQDAATPATVLGPFHIDGSPSVPYGHDMSDGIEGVPFFVTGQVTSVDGTPISGAVLDVWQADADGLYESQIGELDEARLRAKYVTGEDGTFCVRSIVPLGYSIPMDGTVGDLISRTDIGHFRPAHIHFLLEEDGYERLVTHIFEEGTRYIESDVVFGTKEALITPFTAHEGGPAPDGTSLDRPFVTAEFDFVLQPS, encoded by the coding sequence ATGTTCGCCACTGAGGACAACATCACCGACCTGGCGGTCCGGCGCTGGGGCACGGCCGACACGCCCCGCCTGGCCGAGCTGATGACGGGGCTCGTGCAGCATCTGCATGACTTCGCGCGGGAGGTCAGGCTCACCGAGGACGAGTGGATGGCCGCGATGCAGTGGCTGACGCGTACGGGCCAGATCAGCGACGAGAAGCGCGAGGAGTTCATCCTCGCCTCCGACGTCCTGGGCCTCAGCATGCTCGTCGTGCAGATGAACCACCACTTCCAGGACGCCGCGACACCCGCCACGGTGCTCGGCCCGTTCCACATCGACGGCTCGCCGAGCGTGCCGTACGGGCACGACATGTCCGACGGCATCGAGGGCGTGCCGTTCTTCGTGACCGGCCAGGTGACCTCCGTCGACGGCACGCCGATCAGCGGCGCGGTGCTCGACGTCTGGCAGGCCGACGCCGACGGCCTGTACGAGTCCCAGATCGGCGAGCTCGACGAGGCCCGTCTGCGGGCGAAGTACGTGACCGGGGAGGACGGCACTTTCTGCGTGCGCAGCATCGTCCCACTGGGCTACTCGATCCCCATGGACGGCACGGTCGGCGATCTGATCTCCCGGACCGACATCGGGCACTTCCGGCCCGCGCACATCCACTTCCTGCTGGAGGAGGACGGTTACGAGCGCCTCGTGACCCACATCTTCGAGGAGGGGACGCGCTACATCGAGTCCGACGTCGTCTTCGGCACCAAGGAGGCGCTCATCACCCCGTTCACGGCGCACGAGGGCGGTCCGGCCCCGGACGGCACCTCCCTCGACCGCCCGTTCGTCACCGCAGAGTTCGACTTCGTGCTCCAGCCGTCATGA
- a CDS encoding alcohol dehydrogenase catalytic domain-containing protein, with translation MLALTWQGRENVSVEEVPDPRIEQPNDAIIKVTSTAICGSDLHLYTVLGPYLHPGDVLGHETMGIVEEVGPEAGDLQVGDRVGNVLRSHEPGYSLHGGVGNPVIGIARNAVARVKSAAGRAA, from the coding sequence ATGTTGGCGCTGACCTGGCAGGGCAGGGAGAACGTGTCGGTGGAGGAGGTCCCCGATCCGCGGATCGAGCAGCCGAACGACGCGATCATCAAGGTCACCTCGACGGCGATCTGCGGCTCGGACCTGCACCTCTACACGGTGCTCGGCCCGTATCTCCACCCCGGCGACGTCCTCGGGCACGAGACGATGGGCATCGTCGAGGAGGTCGGTCCCGAGGCCGGTGACCTGCAGGTCGGTGACCGCGTGGGCAACGTCCTGCGGTCCCACGAGCCCGGCTACAGCCTTCACGGCGGTGTCGGCAACCCTGTCATCGGCATCGCACGCAATGCGGTCGCCCGGGTCAAGTCGGCCGCCGGGAGGGCAGCGTGA
- a CDS encoding phytoene desaturase family protein, producing the protein MTKTYDAVVIGAGPNGLVAANHLIDQGWSVVVLEAQAEVGGAVKSSRDVHPDFVHDTFSAFYPLSEASPTIRSFELENHGLTWRHAPAVLGHPRPDGSWAILHRDRTVTADLFEQAHSGDGEAWLELCGQWDRIGDQVVKALLSPFPPVRNGLGALAKLRSVGGLDFVKTMLTPASELGRSRFGGESPRLIIAGNAGHADIP; encoded by the coding sequence GTGACCAAGACGTACGACGCAGTCGTCATCGGGGCCGGCCCCAACGGGCTGGTCGCAGCGAACCACCTGATCGACCAAGGCTGGTCGGTCGTCGTCCTGGAGGCGCAGGCGGAGGTCGGGGGAGCGGTCAAGAGCTCACGCGACGTCCACCCGGACTTCGTCCACGACACGTTCAGCGCGTTCTACCCGCTGTCCGAGGCGTCGCCGACGATCCGGTCGTTCGAGCTGGAGAACCACGGCCTCACCTGGCGGCACGCCCCCGCCGTGCTGGGCCATCCCCGGCCCGACGGCAGCTGGGCGATCCTGCACCGCGACCGCACGGTGACCGCCGACCTGTTCGAGCAGGCGCACTCCGGTGACGGCGAGGCGTGGCTCGAGCTGTGCGGTCAGTGGGACCGCATCGGCGACCAGGTCGTCAAGGCTCTGCTGTCGCCGTTCCCGCCGGTCCGCAACGGTCTCGGCGCGCTCGCCAAGCTCCGCAGCGTCGGCGGGCTCGACTTCGTCAAGACGATGCTGACCCCGGCGAGCGAGCTCGGGCGGTCGCGCTTCGGTGGTGAGTCACCGCGACTCATCATCGCCGGCAACGCCGGCCACGCCGACATCCCCTGA
- a CDS encoding GAF and ANTAR domain-containing protein encodes MRTQQPEASAFVQSVADVVDFVAGTFDTAHVGITLRRGDGFETVGPTTEVVRGADSLQRLLREGPWAKAELSPGFILSNDIARDVRWPEWGPRAAAMGLERVVSSELDAGGAILGSLNVYRAGGRPFTPDDVETGQLLASHAAIALRYTQHIERLTSALESRATIGQAQGVLMGRHSMVAEQALSMLQRRSHVLGVPLVEAARALLQEHGVGAGDSRLNPGT; translated from the coding sequence ATGAGGACCCAGCAGCCTGAGGCATCCGCGTTCGTCCAGTCCGTCGCCGATGTCGTCGACTTCGTGGCAGGGACGTTCGACACCGCCCACGTGGGGATCACGCTGAGGCGCGGCGACGGGTTCGAGACCGTCGGTCCGACCACCGAGGTGGTGCGTGGTGCCGACTCCCTGCAGCGCCTGCTGCGGGAAGGTCCGTGGGCGAAGGCCGAGCTCAGCCCCGGCTTCATCCTCTCCAACGACATCGCCCGCGACGTGCGCTGGCCCGAGTGGGGACCTCGTGCCGCAGCCATGGGGCTGGAGCGCGTCGTGTCGTCCGAGCTGGACGCCGGAGGGGCGATCCTCGGGTCCCTCAACGTCTACCGCGCCGGGGGCCGCCCCTTCACCCCTGACGACGTGGAGACCGGGCAGCTCCTCGCGAGCCATGCGGCCATCGCCCTTCGGTACACCCAGCACATCGAGAGGCTGACCTCCGCGCTCGAGTCCCGGGCGACGATCGGGCAGGCGCAGGGCGTCCTCATGGGGCGGCACTCCATGGTTGCCGAGCAGGCCCTCTCGATGCTCCAGCGCCGGTCGCACGTCCTGGGCGTGCCCCTGGTCGAGGCCGCGCGCGCCCTCCTGCAGGAGCACGGGGTCGGTGCCGGGGACTCTCGTTTGAACCCCGGCACCTGA
- a CDS encoding NAD(P)H-hydrate dehydratase translates to MSGEKTVTLTPGRLRSWPLPRPEGDKSSRGTVLVLGGSRSTPGAVLLAGTAALRAGAGKLQMATTESTAAALSIAVPEALVVGLPETDTGAMRGEMGDQLAGLVRGADVVLIGPGLVDVEETGALLEAVLDVVDADTRLIVDAYALGALAERQSLLHGRKTYAVLTPNVSEGARLLDRELGDDLDAEAIELASTYGCVVSLFGHVADPDGSVWREETGDSGLGTSGSGDAAAGVIAGLLARGAEPAQAASWGVYAHAASGQRLAVQHGRTGYLAREIVDGVAPILAELES, encoded by the coding sequence ATGAGCGGTGAGAAGACGGTGACCCTGACCCCCGGCCGGCTGCGGTCGTGGCCGCTGCCCCGGCCCGAGGGCGACAAGTCCTCGCGCGGGACGGTGCTGGTCCTGGGCGGTTCGCGCTCGACCCCCGGCGCGGTGCTGCTGGCCGGGACGGCCGCGCTGCGTGCCGGTGCGGGCAAGCTGCAGATGGCCACCACGGAGAGCACGGCTGCGGCGCTGAGCATCGCCGTGCCCGAGGCGCTCGTCGTCGGCCTGCCGGAGACCGACACCGGCGCCATGCGCGGTGAGATGGGCGACCAGCTGGCCGGCCTGGTCCGGGGCGCCGACGTGGTGCTGATCGGGCCCGGCCTCGTCGACGTCGAGGAGACCGGCGCGCTGCTCGAGGCCGTCCTCGACGTCGTCGACGCGGACACCCGCCTGATCGTGGACGCGTACGCGCTGGGCGCGCTCGCGGAGCGGCAGTCCCTGCTGCACGGCCGCAAGACGTACGCCGTGCTGACGCCGAACGTCAGCGAGGGGGCACGCCTGCTCGACCGGGAGCTCGGGGACGATCTCGACGCGGAGGCGATCGAGCTCGCCAGCACGTACGGCTGCGTCGTGTCCCTGTTCGGCCACGTCGCCGACCCGGACGGATCGGTGTGGCGTGAGGAGACGGGCGACTCCGGTCTCGGCACGTCCGGCAGCGGCGACGCGGCCGCCGGGGTGATCGCCGGGCTCCTGGCGCGCGGCGCGGAGCCGGCCCAGGCCGCGAGCTGGGGCGTGTACGCCCACGCGGCGTCCGGTCAGCGGCTCGCGGTGCAGCACGGTCGCACGGGCTACCTCGCCCGGGAGATCGTCGACGGTGTCGCGCCGATCCTGGCCGAGCTCGAGAGCTGA
- a CDS encoding manganese catalase family protein, with product MFTHQKAPQFAARPEGPDPAFARKFQEVLGGKWGEMTVAMQYLYQGWNARLPGKYKDMLMAIGTEELSHVEMIVTAIDQLLDKAPPMSADDTTGSTQAAEFGAANPQHTIVNGGGAYPHDSNGIPWSGAFVTASGNLMADFHLNVTAEMQGRLQVARLFHMTDDPGMKDLIRFLTTRDHMHQMQWLSAIEELKADGLDGLPTPEAFPLEEEFDEFSRVFIQASDGEAATEGRWASGPAPDGRGDFQSALIQAHGEHTDLAPGDPRLYGTNPLMETKGLIDKAKDALK from the coding sequence ATGTTCACGCACCAGAAGGCACCCCAGTTCGCAGCACGGCCCGAGGGACCGGACCCGGCGTTCGCCAGGAAGTTCCAGGAGGTCCTCGGCGGCAAGTGGGGCGAGATGACTGTCGCGATGCAGTACCTCTACCAGGGCTGGAACGCGCGTCTTCCCGGCAAGTACAAGGACATGCTGATGGCCATCGGCACCGAGGAGCTCAGCCACGTCGAGATGATCGTGACCGCGATCGACCAGCTGCTCGACAAGGCGCCCCCGATGTCCGCCGACGACACCACCGGCTCGACGCAGGCCGCCGAGTTCGGTGCGGCGAACCCGCAGCACACCATCGTCAACGGTGGCGGCGCGTACCCGCACGACAGCAACGGCATCCCGTGGTCCGGCGCCTTCGTCACGGCCAGCGGCAACCTGATGGCCGACTTCCATCTCAACGTGACGGCCGAGATGCAGGGCCGCCTCCAGGTGGCGCGCCTGTTCCACATGACCGACGACCCGGGCATGAAGGACCTCATCCGCTTCCTCACGACGCGTGACCACATGCACCAGATGCAGTGGCTCTCGGCGATCGAGGAGCTCAAGGCCGATGGCCTCGACGGGCTGCCGACACCCGAGGCGTTCCCGCTGGAGGAGGAGTTCGACGAGTTCTCCCGCGTGTTCATCCAGGCCTCGGACGGCGAGGCCGCGACGGAGGGTCGCTGGGCCAGCGGACCGGCGCCCGACGGCCGCGGCGACTTCCAGAGCGCGCTGATCCAGGCGCACGGCGAGCACACCGACCTGGCTCCCGGAGATCCGCGCCTGTACGGCACGAACCCGTTGATGGAGACCAAAGGCCTTATCGACAAGGCGAAGGACGCGCTGAAATGA
- a CDS encoding hemerythrin domain-containing protein, with product MQSLSVIVRQKRDHARLDELLQQLEESRRHQEDDLLREIYRLVFPHAFAEEGVLWPVMRRVLPDGQALTLEVEQEHQEVNELVAQIDRLPAGDPERDARIRRLVEVLKEDVHDEEDVLLPRLESRLSDRQLQALGLAWEVVRRTAPTRAHPVVSRRPPGNTTSALPLSIIDRSRDRLDAMASRGTRPQAARSASQRLGTLATRLEHVPLFTRGEDPSTSRT from the coding sequence ATGCAGTCGTTGAGCGTCATCGTCCGGCAGAAGCGCGACCACGCCCGCCTGGACGAGCTGCTGCAGCAGCTCGAGGAGTCACGGCGGCACCAGGAGGACGACCTCCTGCGGGAGATCTACCGCCTGGTGTTCCCCCACGCGTTCGCCGAGGAAGGGGTGCTGTGGCCGGTGATGCGCCGGGTCCTGCCGGACGGTCAGGCGCTGACGCTGGAGGTCGAGCAGGAGCACCAGGAGGTCAACGAGCTCGTCGCCCAGATCGACCGGCTGCCCGCCGGCGACCCCGAGCGCGACGCCCGGATCCGACGCCTCGTGGAGGTCCTGAAGGAGGACGTCCACGACGAGGAGGACGTCCTGCTCCCGCGCCTGGAGTCCAGGCTCTCGGACCGCCAGCTGCAGGCGTTGGGCCTCGCGTGGGAGGTGGTGCGCCGCACCGCGCCGACCCGGGCCCACCCCGTCGTGTCGCGCCGGCCCCCCGGCAACACCACGTCTGCACTCCCGCTCTCGATCATCGACCGCTCCCGCGACCGGCTGGACGCGATGGCCTCACGCGGCACCCGGCCCCAGGCGGCCCGCTCGGCGAGCCAGCGCCTGGGAACGCTGGCGACCCGGCTTGAGCACGTCCCCCTGTTCACCCGCGGGGAGGATCCGTCGACGTCCCGTACCTGA
- a CDS encoding DoxX family protein gives MTDTLDLGLLALRVMLALLLLGHATQKLFGWFRGMGVAGTGTHFESLGFSPGPPMVVMAGVSETVAATLLALGLLTPLGGAVAIGTMIVAASANFSHGLWAHLGGYEVAFVYAGTAAVLVLTGPGEISLDHALGWTYAPWVRWVALVVGVVAAVPLLVRRSAQLRGTDRRMGPDAGG, from the coding sequence ATGACCGACACGCTCGACCTGGGGCTGCTGGCGCTGCGGGTCATGCTCGCGTTGCTGCTGCTCGGTCACGCGACCCAGAAGCTCTTCGGCTGGTTCCGCGGCATGGGGGTGGCCGGGACCGGCACGCACTTCGAGTCCCTGGGCTTCTCGCCGGGACCTCCCATGGTGGTCATGGCCGGGGTGTCCGAGACCGTCGCGGCGACGCTGCTGGCACTCGGGCTGCTGACGCCCCTGGGCGGAGCGGTGGCCATCGGCACGATGATCGTCGCGGCGTCCGCGAACTTCTCCCACGGCCTGTGGGCGCACCTCGGCGGGTACGAGGTCGCGTTCGTGTATGCGGGCACGGCCGCCGTGCTCGTCCTCACCGGACCGGGGGAGATCTCCCTGGACCACGCCCTCGGATGGACGTACGCCCCGTGGGTCAGGTGGGTCGCGCTCGTCGTCGGGGTCGTCGCTGCGGTCCCCCTGCTGGTCCGCCGCTCCGCGCAGCTGCGAGGGACGGATCGTCGTATGGGACCCGACGCTGGAGGGTAA
- a CDS encoding citryl-CoA lyase, which translates to MTDSVPSFPTSLGMSTTSTISLLGKDLGTELMGQVGFSEMAFWLVTQQRPTPGQVRVFDACLLALADHGFTPTAIAARMTYLSAPDSLQGALAAGLLGGGSRFLGVTEDCGQFLDREIRALETLPESDGDWDALAREIVTRERARKAIIPGLGHPVHKQEDPRTPALVQIAKEEGTYGPHLQLFLAIGRVHPDILGRRLVLNGAGVVGAALADLDLPVELLRGFALLARTAGLLGQIAEERRRPMAMDAYLLIENNAVFVEPENGGSDVRH; encoded by the coding sequence ATGACCGACTCCGTACCGTCCTTCCCCACCTCGCTGGGGATGTCGACGACGTCCACGATCTCGCTGCTCGGCAAGGATCTCGGCACCGAGCTGATGGGGCAGGTCGGGTTCAGCGAGATGGCGTTCTGGCTCGTGACGCAGCAGCGGCCCACACCGGGCCAGGTGCGGGTGTTCGACGCGTGCCTGCTGGCCCTCGCCGACCACGGCTTCACCCCGACCGCGATCGCGGCGCGCATGACCTACCTGAGCGCCCCGGACTCGCTCCAGGGAGCTCTCGCGGCCGGGCTGCTCGGCGGCGGGTCCCGGTTCCTGGGCGTCACCGAGGACTGCGGCCAGTTCCTCGACCGGGAGATCCGGGCGCTCGAGACCCTCCCGGAGTCCGACGGGGACTGGGACGCCCTGGCGCGCGAGATCGTCACCCGCGAGCGCGCCCGCAAGGCGATCATCCCCGGGCTCGGGCACCCGGTGCACAAGCAGGAGGACCCCCGCACGCCCGCACTGGTGCAGATCGCGAAGGAGGAGGGGACGTACGGCCCGCACCTGCAGCTGTTTCTCGCGATCGGTCGCGTCCACCCCGACATCCTCGGCCGGCGGCTCGTGCTCAACGGTGCCGGCGTCGTCGGCGCGGCGCTGGCCGACCTCGACCTGCCCGTCGAGCTGCTCCGCGGCTTCGCCCTGCTCGCCCGCACGGCGGGCCTGCTCGGCCAGATCGCGGAGGAACGACGGCGCCCGATGGCCATGGACGCCTACCTGCTCATCGAGAACAACGCCGTCTTTGTCGAACCCGAGAACGGAGGATCCGATGTTCGCCACTGA
- a CDS encoding DUF3618 domain-containing protein, with amino-acid sequence MIEHDIESSREDLSRNFDALADRVSPGRVVGRRVDSVKGRIAGAKDSVMGSASSMSDASGSAVGSLSDTAGAVSRRAEGNPLAAGLIAFGAGWLVSSLMPASNAEARLAGQAIDTAKEQGQPLVDHAKSVAQEVGDDLKGKAAEAASDVKDTATESAQHVKDEGQSAAEGVRNDVS; translated from the coding sequence GTGATCGAGCATGACATCGAGAGCAGCCGCGAGGACCTGTCACGCAACTTCGACGCGCTCGCCGACCGGGTCAGCCCCGGCCGGGTCGTGGGTCGTCGCGTCGACAGCGTCAAGGGCCGGATCGCCGGCGCCAAGGACAGCGTGATGGGCTCGGCCAGCTCGATGTCGGACGCCTCGGGCTCCGCCGTCGGCAGCCTGTCCGACACCGCTGGCGCGGTCTCCCGCAGGGCCGAGGGCAATCCGCTGGCCGCGGGACTGATCGCGTTCGGCGCCGGCTGGCTCGTGTCCTCGTTGATGCCGGCCAGCAACGCCGAGGCCAGGCTCGCCGGACAGGCGATCGACACCGCGAAGGAGCAGGGCCAGCCCCTGGTCGACCACGCGAAGTCGGTCGCACAGGAGGTCGGCGACGACCTCAAGGGCAAGGCCGCCGAGGCCGCGTCCGACGTGAAGGACACGGCCACCGAGTCGGCCCAGCACGTCAAGGACGAGGGGCAGTCGGCCGCCGAGGGCGTCCGCAACGACGTCTCGTAG
- a CDS encoding histidine phosphatase family protein, which yields MGDELWIGVVRHGESTANVAASSAARDGLELIDVAEREADVPLSDLGRRQAESLAARLRDLPEDELPDLVITSPFLRARQTAEIAMEGLGVPTRVDERLRDRDLGVLDLHTAQGIRSAFPEETERRTRHGKFYYRPPGGESWTDVALRLRAVLREIEQDHPGHRVLLFAHDVVVTLVRYVLEDLDEVELMEEAAKAPIGNASLSSWTGGRGAWRRETFNDVSHVHDDRGAEPTEEEPADER from the coding sequence ATGGGGGACGAACTGTGGATCGGCGTGGTGCGGCACGGCGAGAGCACCGCGAACGTCGCGGCGTCATCGGCCGCACGTGACGGCCTGGAGCTGATCGACGTCGCCGAGCGCGAGGCGGACGTGCCGCTGTCGGACCTCGGCAGACGGCAGGCCGAGAGCCTCGCCGCCCGCCTGCGTGATCTCCCGGAGGACGAGCTCCCCGACCTCGTGATCACCTCCCCGTTCCTGCGCGCCCGGCAGACCGCGGAGATCGCGATGGAGGGCCTCGGCGTCCCCACGCGGGTGGACGAGCGCCTGCGCGACCGCGACCTGGGAGTGCTCGACCTGCACACGGCGCAGGGGATCCGCTCGGCGTTCCCCGAGGAGACCGAGCGCAGGACCCGGCACGGGAAGTTCTACTACCGCCCGCCGGGAGGCGAGTCGTGGACCGACGTCGCGCTGCGGCTGCGGGCCGTCCTGCGCGAGATCGAGCAGGACCACCCGGGCCACCGGGTCCTGCTGTTCGCCCACGACGTGGTGGTGACGCTGGTCCGCTACGTCCTGGAGGACCTCGACGAGGTCGAGCTGATGGAGGAGGCCGCGAAGGCGCCCATCGGCAACGCGTCCCTCAGCAGCTGGACCGGCGGCCGGGGCGCCTGGCGCCGTGAGACGTTCAACGACGTGTCCCACGTCCATGACGACCGTGGGGCAGAACCGACCGAGGAGGAGCCCGCCGATGAGCGGTGA
- a CDS encoding SRPBCC family protein, whose product MSVNTRVINTSPENVWNVLADGWTYPLWVVGASRVRDVDESWPAVGSLIHHSVGVWPALIDDNSEVLEVDPQRMIRLRARGWPVGEAEVVIELRPSGAHTEVEIREQVVAGPGVLIPEPLKGISLKWRNTETLRRLAYIAENRPTS is encoded by the coding sequence ATGAGCGTCAACACCCGCGTGATCAACACCTCGCCCGAGAACGTCTGGAACGTCCTGGCCGATGGCTGGACGTACCCCCTGTGGGTGGTGGGAGCCTCCCGGGTGCGCGACGTCGACGAGAGCTGGCCCGCCGTCGGCAGCCTCATCCACCACTCGGTGGGGGTGTGGCCGGCGCTGATCGACGACAACAGCGAGGTCCTCGAGGTCGATCCACAGCGCATGATCCGCCTGCGGGCTCGCGGGTGGCCCGTCGGCGAGGCGGAGGTCGTGATCGAGCTGCGGCCGTCCGGCGCCCACACGGAGGTCGAGATCCGCGAGCAGGTCGTGGCCGGCCCCGGCGTCCTCATCCCCGAGCCGCTCAAGGGCATCTCCCTGAAGTGGCGCAACACCGAGACGCTCCGCCGGCTCGCGTACATCGCGGAGAACCGCCCCACGTCCTGA
- a CDS encoding phage holin family protein — protein sequence MTEQTPPTGQDERSIGDIVGEIASDLSNMVRSELELAKTEAKAEVAKAGKGAGMLGGAAVAGYFTLLFLSLFVMYLLGEGMDLQWAALIVFVVWAIIAAVLAVLGRSRLKTVDPSLERTQKTLKEDVQWAKNQK from the coding sequence GTGACCGAGCAGACGCCACCCACCGGCCAGGACGAACGGTCGATCGGTGACATCGTCGGCGAGATCGCGTCGGACCTGAGCAACATGGTCCGCTCCGAGCTGGAGCTGGCGAAGACCGAGGCGAAGGCCGAGGTCGCGAAGGCCGGCAAGGGAGCGGGCATGCTCGGCGGCGCGGCGGTGGCGGGCTACTTCACGCTGTTGTTCCTGTCGCTGTTCGTCATGTACCTGCTGGGCGAGGGCATGGACCTGCAGTGGGCCGCCCTGATCGTCTTCGTCGTGTGGGCCATCATCGCCGCGGTGCTCGCCGTCCTCGGCCGCTCACGTCTCAAGACGGTCGACCCGTCACTCGAACGGACTCAGAAAACCCTCAAGGAGGATGTGCAATGGGCAAAGAACCAGAAGTGA